The sequence below is a genomic window from Anaerocolumna chitinilytica.
TACTTCTACTTCTACTGTGGGATTTCCTCTGGAGTCTAAGATTTCTCTTCCGGTAACCTTTTCAATCTCAAAATGTTTCTTCATGCTGCTTTTCTCCTTCTTGCCAGTCAATTCTTTTCTACCGTTTCTATATAAATTCCAACTTTTCTACTCTATATATTATAGACAATCCCTTTACAGGTATTCATAGCACTGCGAAAACATTGCATATTCTATATTTTCTGAGGAATCCTATATTTTAATGCTTCCATCGGCTTTATTTCAAGTTGCTACAAAAAGACAACTTATGTTATACTGGAAAAAAACATTAAAAAAGGAGAATATATGAATAAAAACTACGAGAAATTATGTGAATATATTGAGAAGATAATATCCTTTCGTCAGGCTTTAACCTTATTCGAATGGGATAATGAAACTTTGGCACCGGAAGCTGCCTCTGAAAATACCGCAAAGGCTATCGGTGTTATCTCCGGTGAGTATTTTAAAGCTATGATTAATGATGAAGTAAAGGAGCTGCTTTTGGAGCTTACCAGTACTGAAAATAGTGAATTAGACTTTAATCAAAAAGCCATTGTAAAGAATATGAAGAAATCCTATGATCAAATGGAAACCATTCCTCCTGCGGAGTACCGGGCATATAATGAATTAATTGCAAAAGCGCCGGGTATTTGGGCAAAGGCAAAGCAAAATAAATCTTTTGAAGAATTTGCTCCGACTCTTGAAGAAATTATAGAATATCAGAAGAAATTTGCAGGTTACCGTAGAAAAGACGGTCAAAAGATTTATGATATACTTCTGGATGATTATGAAGAAGGCTTTTCGATGGAAAAACTGGATACATTCTTTAACGAAGTAAAAGCTTCCCTGGTACCCTTACTTCAAAAGGTTACTGCCAAAAAGGACTTGATTGATAAATCTTATAACTATCAGAATTTTGATAAAGACAGACAGATGGTCTTTGCAAAATTCATCAGCTCTTATGTCGGATTTGATTTTACAAAAGGTGTTCTGGCTGAAAGTGCCCATCCTTTTACTACTAACCTTCATAATAAAGATGTTAGAATAACCACTCATCTTTATCCGGATAATTTGGAAAGTTCCATTTTTTCCGTTATACATGAAAGTGGGCATGGTATCTATGAAATGAATATTGATGATGCGATTACCCTTACTCCCGTTGGAGGAGGCAGTTCCATGGGAATTCATGAATCCCAGTCTCGCTTCTTTGAAAATATGCTGGGCAGAAGCAAAGCCTTCTGGGTTCCGGTATATCCTAAATTAGTAGAATATTTTCCTGAGCAATTAAGTGATATCTCTCTGGATCAATTTGTTGCCGGAATCAATAAATCAGAATTAAGCCTAATCCGTACGGAAGCTGATGAATTATCCTATTCTCTTCATATTATAATTCGTTATGAAATTGAAAAGATGATTTTTGAAGGAAATGCGAAAGTAAAAGATCTCCCTGCTATCTGGAATCAAAAATATAAAGAATATCTAGGCATTGAGCCTTCTAATGATGCTGAGGGTATTCTTCAGGATATTCACTGGTCCTGCGGCAACTTCGGATATTTTCCTTCCTATGCATTAGGAAGTGCTATCGCAGCACAAATCTATCATTATATGGAAAAGAAACTTCCGGTAGAGGAATATTTAAAAGAAGGAAACCTTATTCCTGTTGTAGAATTCCTGAAAGAACACATTCATAAGTATGGTGCTACCAAAAATACTTCTGAACTTTTACAAGACATGATGCAGGAAGACTTAAACGCAAATTATTACGTGTCCTATCTGACTGATAAATATACAAAGTTATATCAGCTTTAATATATCCGCTTAAAATATCAGCTTTAATATTATATCGCTTTAATATTATATCCGCATTAAACATAAATATGAGCACAAATACTGAAGTACCGGTTATACGTTTTAATATATAACCGGTGCTTTTATTTAAGCTTACATCTGTCCTGATGCAGTGATAAAAGCAGCAATTTTACCACTGTACATCGTTCTTACATCTGTCTTTTGAATAAAAATCTATCATCTTATTCTTGTATATTTATAAATTATATTGTATAATTAGTTAATTTCAGTGATTAAACTATAAGTTAACGAAAGAACGAGGTAATCAAATGAAGCTTTGGGGCGGACGTTTTACGAAAGAAACCAATGAATTAGTCCATAATTTTAATGCTTCCTTATCCTTTGACAGAAAGTTCTACCAGGAAGACATTGAAGGCAGTATTGCTCACGTAACTATGCTAGCTGAACAAGGAATAATAGAAAAGGATGAATCCAGCTTATTAATAAAGGAATTAAATCAGATTAAGGCAGAGCTGGCAGAAGGAGCCCTGATACTCGATGAAAGGAAAGAGGATATCCACAGCTTTGTGGAATCAGTTCTTATTGAGAGGACCGGTGACATCGGTAAAAAGCTTCATACCGGCAGAAGCCGTAACGATCAGGTGGCTCTTGATATGAAGCTCTATACCCGAAAAGAAATATTAAACGTGATGGAACTGTTAAAAGACCTGGAGTTCCTTCTATTAAAACTTATGAAGGAACACCTTGATACCTTTATGCCGGGCTTTACCCATCTGCAGAAAGCACAGCCGGTCACTCTCTCCCACCATATAGGGGCATATTTTGAGATGTTTAAAAGAGATTACGAAAGATTGAGAGATTCACTCGAAAGGCTGAATTATTCACCTCTAGGAGCAGGTGCCTTAGCTGGTACTACTTATCCTCTTGACAGGGAGTATACAGCAAGCCTCCTTTCCTTCAAGGGAGCTACGGTTAACAGTATGGATTCTGTCTCCGACAGGGATTACCTATTGGAGAGCTTAAGCGCCTTTTCCATTATCATGATGCACTTAAGCCGCTTCTGTGAAGAGATCATTATCTGGAATACCAATGAATATCAGTTTGTGGAACTGGATGATGCCTATTCCACCGGCAGCAGCATTATGCCTCAGAAGAAGAATCCTGATATCGCAGAATTAATCAGAGGAAAGACAGGACGTGTGTATGGTTCGTTGGTTTCTCTTCTTACTACTATGAAAGGCCTTCCCCTTGCTTATAATAAGGATATGCAAGAGGATAAAGAGCTAACCTTTGATGCCATTGATACGGTTAAGGGATGCCTCAAGCTCTTTACGGATATGCTTGCTACAACTACCTTTCAGAAAGAGAAAATGGCAGCCAGTGCCAAAGGAGGTTTTACCAATGCTACAGATGCTGCTGATTATCTGGTAAACCACGGAGTTCCTTTTCGGGATGCCCACGGAATCATCGGACAATTAGTAATCCTATGCCTAAAAAAAGGTACGGCCCTTGATGATTTAACTCTGACGGAATTTAAAGAGGCTTCTCCTGTATTTGAAGCCGACATATATGATGCTATTTCCTTAAAGTCCTGTGTGGAAAAACGGAATACCAAGGGTGCCCCCGGTTCTGAGGCAATGCAGCAGTCCATCATAAATAGTGAAAAATGGTTAATGAATTTGTAAATTGAAACAAATTGATTTATAAGCATACAAGGGCAGAACCTGCGAAGTCAGGCTCAGCCCTTGATATTGTTAGGAGATATCAATATTTATTCATTAATATAAAACACCGTCATTCATTGTTAAAATCTGACTACAATGTTGTGCTATAGCTTGGTCATGTGTAACAATAATAATTGTCTTTCCAGTTTCATTAATTCTGTGAAATATATCCATTAATGCCATACTATTCTTTGAATCCAACGCACCAGTTGGTTCATCAGATAAAATAATTTCGGCATCCATTGCCAATGCTCTTGCAATAGCTACCCTTTGCCTCTGACCTCCTGATAACATTGTAGGATAAACTTTACCTTTATCAGCAATACCTAGCAGGTCCAAGAGTTCTCTAACTGTTTCGCTTCTTTGTTTTTTGCTTTTTTTTGCATATATCATTGGTAATTCTATATTCTGATCAACCCTGTGTCGTTCCATCAATGCAAAATCCTGCAAAATAAATCCGAATTGACTATTTCGAATTTTTGCTTTTTCTTTTAATGAATAAGATGCAATATCTTTATCATTTAATAGATATTGGCCATTGGTTGGTGTATCAATACATCCTAAAATATTCAAAAGGGTAGATTTTCCCGATCCAGACGGGCCCATTATACCGAGCATCTCCCCCTTTTCTACCTTTAGCTGTATATTTTCAAGTGCCTTAGTCTCAAACCCTTTCTCTTTATAGACCTTAGATATATTTTTTAATTCTATCTGACTCATATCGTACTCCTCCGAATCATAACCATAATACTTTGTGAATAAATTTTTATTATTGGATATACCATAATCAATGCACCCAATAGTGTACTCAACCCAAAAGTTATGAATGAAGATACATTTATACCATAGATCGCAAAATTCATAATATTAGCTCCTATAATAAGTACAGCAACTTGTATCCCTACTCTTAATATAATTTCTGATTCACTGGCACCACAGAGAAGGTGAACCGAAAACTCCGACATATACTCTGTAATAAATTGAATTAGATTTCCCATAAGTCCAATAACAGACATAAGTAATATAATCATACACAATAAACTATTAAATAAAACCTTCTCAATGATATCAGCCTGGATATATTCCATTTGCCTATCGAAGCTTTTAAGTTTTAAACCATATAAACCCAATTCATCTGATTTTTTCATAATATCCGTTATTTGGCTCTTATCATTTGTAATATAATATGTAGAAAAAAAATTAAAAGAAAAGGCAAGAGAACTATTATATGTAACCTGATATGGTGTAATAAAATATCCATCTAAGACGATTGTCTCATCACCACGATTCGGGGCAATGTAATAACTTCCTTGTTTTAAAAATCCTAGAACCTTATAGTTTATTCCTCTAGAATCTTGAATAATTTCATATTTTTTTGTATATCTTTGAAATGCAGAACCTAATATAACCGGAATAATTTTATCATTCAAATTATAATTTGCAAACTTCTTGGCTATTTCATTTTTATCTATATCACCTTGAAGGTGAAAAACCTCAATAAAATTAGGTGAAATACTGACACAGTTTAATTGTCTTAAACCATTGTAGCTACTTTGTTCGATACCTCTTGGAGCATTAAAATTATGGTTAACCGAAATTGTCATAGAGGTATTAGCAACATAGCTAACCACCTTAGGTCTACTTTGTGCATACTCATTTAATTCTTTCATCATAGGAAAATATCGGGTATCGTTAATAAGTTGGTTAAATCGAAAATCTTCTGTTGCATTATCTAACATATAGATTTGATTTTCTTCTGTCATCTCTGCTATCGTATTTTCAACCCTCTTATAATCCCATAAGGCATGTAGTATATATGTTGCTAAGCATACTACAATAATAAACTGCAAGAGAGTCCCTGTAAATTTTAAAAAGTGTTTTTTAAAATCGAAAAGAAAGAACCTAATCTGAACTAACATTGATTTACCTCACATTTTCAATAATTCGTCTCTTCCTGTAAATTCCTAAAATCGTCAGAAGTATCAGAAGCCCCTCAACCAACAACATAAAAAATGCAAGACTTACTATCCTAATATCGATTTTTTCTCCAAACAATAAATAAACTGTGGGTATCGCTTGCAATTTAGAGGAAAAGTGGACAATGAGAAATGCCGGCAGCATTCCTAACAGATAACTGGAACCTATTAAAGCAATATATTGTTTTACAATTAGTAAATAAATCTGCCTATCTGTAGCTCCAAGCATTTTTCTAATACCGATTTCCTTTTTTCTCGCGTATATCCAAACGGTTGTGGCTGAGAAGGAATTAATCAGTACAAGACTTCCTCCAATAAATACAATAGCTATCATTTGCATAGAATTTGTCATTAGATTAGAAAATTTAGAAGCATGCTTGCTTAAGCCTTTACTAAAATCAACATTAATATTATTATCTATATTTTCAACATATGCTCCAAGTTTTTCAAAATCACTTATGCTTGATAATCCCGTGTCAAGGATATATGTACCGATAGATGATGTATCCTTTAATTTTTGAGCAGCTAAATTTATGTAGTATAATGTTTCATCAGCGGAATCACCTACCTGACCTTTAAAAACACCTATGACCTCATACTCTTCATTATTATGTAAATAGTATAATGTACCATTTCTATTGGTACAGTCACTAACAATATCTTCAGAAACGATAATTGTATTCGTGTGGTCGACAAAATCTTTTTCATTGAAAGCTCTGCCTGAAACTAGTGGCAATTTGAATCTTTCATCTTCTGAATAAAGAATTCCAATTCCGGCTGTATAAGAATATTGTTTTGCAAATATACAGGTATTATCCATGTTCCTTAGGTATGTAACTAGATCATTTATCGTTGGAACATTATAGTCCTCGTACTCCAATGATCTTAATACCCCAATAGCGTAATCTTCAGATAAACCTTCACAAGCTTTTTTATCTGAAAATTGAAACTTCACAATTGCAGCACTGGCAAGAGTAAGCAAGCATGCAGCAATTGAAAAAATTAATATAAGCAATTTTGATCGATAGAAAAATGATTTCATTACTATCTCCTTGAAAAATCAGTACCGACTAGATAAACTAATCGGTACTGTACTGATTTCTATCTATTGGTAACCCCTGCCATAAGAACACTTAGCAGAAAATTTTAGTTAATTAATAAAAATGTCCCCCATTATAAACCTGCATGTCTTTTACTAGTACAATAGTCATTATATTATATACTATTGTACTAGTCAATAAAATTTTTACCATTTTTAGTTATATTTTGCTATTTTATTTCATAATAGAGTATGGTTGTCTGCCTTTGCGTAAAGAGGAAAGACTGTCATCCAAACTGTTCTTGGCAAAAGACATGTATTTAGTTACTCATTTAAAGACAGAAAAAAAGGGGCGTGATTAAAACCACACCCTTCTTTTTCTTTTAATTTTACTATTTATGATCTTTCCTGTAAATAAGATAGGAATACCCATTTACTGCAATAATCCCTGCCAATAGAAATCCAAAAACAAAATTACTGTATATTCTTTCATTAATTACTCCGGTAGGTAGCATTAGAATTCCTGATATCATAAATATATATCCGCCTGCTTTATGTGTCTTACGCCAAACATTGTCATCGGATAAGGCCCAGGGATTTTTAATACCTACAAAATAATTATTTTTTATTTTAGGAAGATAATTTCCAATTATCATAAAGAGTATTCCCATACCTACCGGCATCAGCAGCTTCATATTAAGATTCATCTTTAATGAGGTAACAACTGTCACCCAAGTGAAAAAAATACACAGTACAACCACTGCCCCACTGATAATACTATAAGTTTTTGGATCATAGTTTTTCTTTCTAGGGTCTATATATTTTAATACATAAAATAAAACATAAAATATTGCCGGCATTGCCCCGATTAAGAACATATACTTTTTGTCAGCATAGCCATTGATTTCAAAATTACTATCCCAATGTATCGGAACAGTCTGCGGAAGCTTTTTATAAACAAGTAAAATACCTATATACGAAAAGATAACAGCCACCCACAATATAATACCTGCTTTTTTACTCATCCTGATTCTCTCCTTGCCCATTCTGGTGCTTTAAATCTTTTTCTTCTATTTCCTCATCATTCTTTGTAATATCAAAAAACCACCGGACTACATCCTGGAATACCGTTGTATTTAACGTATATACAATATTTTGTCCCTTACGTTCATCGTTGATTAAGTCCGCATTCTTTAGAATCGATAAATGATGACTTATAGAAGGTTTGCTGATATTAAAATAGTCTGCTATTTCACCTGCATTCATATCTTTCTTAGACAGTAATTCTAAGATTTTACGCCTGGTGGAGTCGGATAAAGCTTTGAATACATCGTTCATCATAACCTCCTTACTATAAGTTTTGAAACTGCTTCCTTCCATTTTTCATAATATTAAGAGAAAAAATTACGCTTAATACTGCAAGAATTCCTGCACCCATCAATGGTGCCACTGTACCGTTAACAGAAGGCAGTAAAGCCCTGACAACTGTCGGTAACATTGCTGCTGCAATGCCGGTAAACATAGTTGCCAGTACTGCCATACTCTGTTTGACAACCGTAATCTCTGAACTCCAATCAAGTTTTGGTAGAAGCAGATTAAAAAACAAACCACTTATGGAAATATAGAAACCCATACTGATTCCAACGATTAAAAGACATAAGGTTTCTAAAGGTTTAAGGTCAAAACGAACTGCCAGCATGAAAGCATCAATGATAACCAATGGTAAAATCATAATCAGATTCACCGCAATCTTACTTCCGAGTATCATTTTATAGGATACCGGCAAAGACTTCATAATCCAAAGATTCTTACCCTCCAAAGAGATGGAACTGGCACTGATACAAGTAGTTGCCACACAAAAAGCCATTAATTCCGGTAAAAACTGTCTGATCATTCCCACTGCATCAGGTATCTTAAAAAATTTCTGTAAAACATCCGCTGGTAAAACCAGCAAAGCTAAACTAAAAACTGTCAGAAGAACCATACCAAATCCGGTATTGACCACATAATTCACCGATGAAAAATATCTTTTCATCTCTTTTGTATATAAAGCGTAGAACGCTGAACCTGTCTGAATCTTTAATGCTTTGACTTTTCTGTTGATATTTTTTCGATTTAAGGCATTATTAAGAGCCACAAACCGTCTGGCTATCAGCTCCAGAAATATACCAAGGCTTAAGGCTGATATTAGTAGATAGAGTACTATTGCTGTAATCTCTTTTCCCCATACAGCTCTCCTATAGAGAATCGCCAGCGGATAGAGCTTTGTAAGCGTGTTTAAGCTGCCTGCTCCGCCCATATATGGAATTGCCATAAAGACAAGCAAAATAATAAATATTAAAATAATGCTGATTATCTTACTGCTCCGGAATCGGGAAGCTAAAAAAGCAGTCAGCACTCCTATAATCGCAGCCAAAGTCACTGGTACCAACGGCAGCAGAAGTACACCAGCAAAATTAAACAATAACGCTATGATATCCCATCCTGCTATAAGACTATAGGAAATCCCCGTCGGTATCATAATAATGATGGCTGCCGGAAGATTAATAAGATATAAAAGCAGTAATCTGCCTGCAACAACTGTACTGAACTTCAAGGGCAGTGAAAGCAGAAAGTCGAAATCCTTAAAACCGAATAAAACTCCTCCGACCTTGTATATAGTAGTAAAAAACATGGCTACAGAAGCAATCGCTACTGCCAGCTCAGGCAACATCTCAATTTTTCCGATACTCTTTAATACATTACCTATCCCATAACTGTACATAAAGGATACAAAGCATAGAAACAGTGTAAAGACCAAAAGAATTATTTTTGTAATGGGATTTCCGGCTGTTTTTTGCTTTCCTTTCTTACGAAAGGGCAGGTCAAATACCGTCGGAAACTGAATCTTTAATAAACGTATTAACATCGTCCATCCTTTCATATTAGCCTCCATAACCCTTCTCTTATTCCTTTACTAATTCTAAAAATACATCTTCAAGACTCTGGTTTCCTCTAACCTCATCTGTTTCACCGGACTCAATTAACTTACCGCCTTTTATAACTGCGATTTTATTACACAACTTTTCTGCTACTTCCAATACATGAGTGGAAAAGAATATAGCACTTCCTTCACTGCACATTTCTTTCATTAAGGTCTTAAGGGTATGGGAAGCCTGCGGATCAAGACCGACAAAGGGTTCATCCAAAAGCAGCAGTTTGGGTTTATGAAGAAATGCTGATATAAGTACCAGCTTCTGCTTCATACCATGAGAATAACTGCCTATGGAATCCATAAGCGCAGCTCTTATCTCAAAATCATCCGCATATTTCTCTATCCTTATAGCTCTTTCTTCTTTCGGAACTTCATAAATATCTCCGATGAATCTTAAGAATTCCATCCCTGTCAAATGCTCATATATATCAGGATTATCCGGAATATAAGCCATCTTTTTCTTACAGGTAAGGGCATCTTTCTTTATGGAAATCCCGTCAATTATAATGTCTCCTTCTTCAAAATCAAGAATACCTGATATTGCTTTTAAAGTAGTGGTTTTACCTGCTCCGTTATGGCCGATAAAACCATATATATCACCGGATTTTACTTCAAGAGATAGATTATCCACTGCCTTTTTCCCTTCATAGCTTTTACTAAAATGTACGATTTGAAGCATCCTTTTATAATCTCCTTTCACGCAGATAGATATTTAGATAATTGTCTAAATATCTATCTGTATCTTACTCCTTCTATTTATTTCTGTCAACTTTATTTTCTGAATCCTCAAAAAAACCCTTACCCATTATAATTACAGTTATTCACTGTTTATAATAGATAAGGGTTTTACTTCATTTAAGATATATTATTGTCCGTCTGCAGGTTCTGATGTTGTTCCTGTTGTATCACCACTTGCTATTGAATCATCGGTAGTTGTACCACTGCCATAAATATAATCATGAATTTCTGTTCTGGTGGCATCCCAGTCGGTAGGAACTAAAACATCCTGTTTGTACTTACCAAGCTGTACTTTCTCAGAACCATAGCTTCCGTCAGAAGGAATTCTGTAATTCTGAAGCTCTTTCAGTTTCATACTGGCTCCCCACTGCAGATAATTATTAAAATCAGTGCCGTTAATATCAGTAACAATGTCTACATTATCAAGTATCTTATTCATCAGTAAGCCCATTTGCAGCAGATTTTTACTCTTTATTTTATCAAATATCGCATTTAATACCGCTCTCTGTCTCTGTGTTCTTCCGAAGTCATTATTTTCTGTACCGGTTGATACATAACGTACTCTACAGTACCCAAGAGCCTGATTACCATTCATTAGCTGGGTTCCTTCATGAACCGTACGATTAGCAGGGTTTGATATATAATTAGTTGTATTCAGATAATTCGCTTCTTTTGAAGTCAGTGTTACATTTACACCGCCGACCATGTCTACTACCTGTTCAAAAGTATCAAAGTTAACCATCATATAGCCATCAATGTCTAATCCAAAATTCAATTTTAAAGTCTGATATAACAAATCGATTCCACCCAAGGAATACGTTGCATTTAATTTATTATTATCATGCCCCGGTATTTGTACATACAAGTCACGCATGATAGACATAAGTTTTACCGTTTTATTCTTCGTATTCATGGAAGCAACAATCATTGAGTCGGTATTTGAACCTCCTCCAATCTGCTCTACGCCGACAAGAAGAATGTTAATAACATCCTTATCCGGTTTTGCAGGTGTTGGTGTAGGTGTGACACTAGTACTTACTTCTTGACCTGGTTGGTTATTACTATCAGTATAATTTAACTTACTATGAATATAGTTACCTGCTATTGTGAATAATAATTTTTGACCTGCCGGAGTAAATACCAGCAGCGCCAATACTAACATGATACTGGAAAATGCTATGGTAAATATCTTAAGTCCCTTGGGAAACTTCTTTTTCTTATTTGTTCCGTTTTCTGTGTCCGTAGTAGTATCCTCCAACTCTGAGCTAATCTGCTGTGCAAGAGAAGCATTCACTTCCTGCATAAAATTGTCATCTTCTTCTGCATATCCGTTTATCCCGGATGACCAGTTATTATCGTTTTGAGGATTAGTCCCCCCTGCAGAACTATGTCTCCCCTTACCGTTTTCGTTCTCTTGATTATCCATCCCAACGCTCCTGTTTTATCCAACATTATACTCTGATTCCATATCAATGAAAAGAAAGTATTCAAATTTTATAAAATTTGTGTTAAATCTCGAACAATTATATCACAGCTATTTGTCAAAAGAAAAGTATATTTTTTAAAATTAAGATAAAATTAATGAATCGTTATTATATTTTGTTATTTTTATAATTATCATTCAGGAGTTCGTTGTCAGAAACGCAAAAGACTGCCAGTTCAGGTGATTAATGATATTCACTCTCACTCTGATTCCAGCAGTCAGTTGTTCTTTTTAGTAATATATATTAGATCTCATTTCAAAAATTTTGAATTTGACCTGGTTGCTTATTTTGACAGTTTATCCAGCAATTTTACAATTTCTTCAATTTTTTCATCCTTATCTTCCTCACTACCTTTTTCGAAGCTATCCTTAACACAGCTCTTTAAATGGGACTGGATGATTTCATTATTAACCTTTTGCAGGATTGCCTGGGTAGCAGACAGTTGATTGGAAATATCAATACAATACCTGTCTTCTTCTACCATCTTTAACA
It includes:
- a CDS encoding carboxypeptidase M32, with the translated sequence MNKNYEKLCEYIEKIISFRQALTLFEWDNETLAPEAASENTAKAIGVISGEYFKAMINDEVKELLLELTSTENSELDFNQKAIVKNMKKSYDQMETIPPAEYRAYNELIAKAPGIWAKAKQNKSFEEFAPTLEEIIEYQKKFAGYRRKDGQKIYDILLDDYEEGFSMEKLDTFFNEVKASLVPLLQKVTAKKDLIDKSYNYQNFDKDRQMVFAKFISSYVGFDFTKGVLAESAHPFTTNLHNKDVRITTHLYPDNLESSIFSVIHESGHGIYEMNIDDAITLTPVGGGSSMGIHESQSRFFENMLGRSKAFWVPVYPKLVEYFPEQLSDISLDQFVAGINKSELSLIRTEADELSYSLHIIIRYEIEKMIFEGNAKVKDLPAIWNQKYKEYLGIEPSNDAEGILQDIHWSCGNFGYFPSYALGSAIAAQIYHYMEKKLPVEEYLKEGNLIPVVEFLKEHIHKYGATKNTSELLQDMMQEDLNANYYVSYLTDKYTKLYQL
- the argH gene encoding argininosuccinate lyase, encoding MKLWGGRFTKETNELVHNFNASLSFDRKFYQEDIEGSIAHVTMLAEQGIIEKDESSLLIKELNQIKAELAEGALILDERKEDIHSFVESVLIERTGDIGKKLHTGRSRNDQVALDMKLYTRKEILNVMELLKDLEFLLLKLMKEHLDTFMPGFTHLQKAQPVTLSHHIGAYFEMFKRDYERLRDSLERLNYSPLGAGALAGTTYPLDREYTASLLSFKGATVNSMDSVSDRDYLLESLSAFSIIMMHLSRFCEEIIIWNTNEYQFVELDDAYSTGSSIMPQKKNPDIAELIRGKTGRVYGSLVSLLTTMKGLPLAYNKDMQEDKELTFDAIDTVKGCLKLFTDMLATTTFQKEKMAASAKGGFTNATDAADYLVNHGVPFRDAHGIIGQLVILCLKKGTALDDLTLTEFKEASPVFEADIYDAISLKSCVEKRNTKGAPGSEAMQQSIINSEKWLMNL
- a CDS encoding ABC transporter ATP-binding protein, whose product is MSQIELKNISKVYKEKGFETKALENIQLKVEKGEMLGIMGPSGSGKSTLLNILGCIDTPTNGQYLLNDKDIASYSLKEKAKIRNSQFGFILQDFALMERHRVDQNIELPMIYAKKSKKQRSETVRELLDLLGIADKGKVYPTMLSGGQRQRVAIARALAMDAEIILSDEPTGALDSKNSMALMDIFHRINETGKTIIIVTHDQAIAQHCSQILTMNDGVLY
- a CDS encoding ABC transporter permease; this encodes MKSFFYRSKLLILIFSIAACLLTLASAAIVKFQFSDKKACEGLSEDYAIGVLRSLEYEDYNVPTINDLVTYLRNMDNTCIFAKQYSYTAGIGILYSEDERFKLPLVSGRAFNEKDFVDHTNTIIVSEDIVSDCTNRNGTLYYLHNNEEYEVIGVFKGQVGDSADETLYYINLAAQKLKDTSSIGTYILDTGLSSISDFEKLGAYVENIDNNINVDFSKGLSKHASKFSNLMTNSMQMIAIVFIGGSLVLINSFSATTVWIYARKKEIGIRKMLGATDRQIYLLIVKQYIALIGSSYLLGMLPAFLIVHFSSKLQAIPTVYLLFGEKIDIRIVSLAFFMLLVEGLLILLTILGIYRKRRIIENVR
- a CDS encoding SdpI family protein, coding for MSKKAGIILWVAVIFSYIGILLVYKKLPQTVPIHWDSNFEINGYADKKYMFLIGAMPAIFYVLFYVLKYIDPRKKNYDPKTYSIISGAVVVLCIFFTWVTVVTSLKMNLNMKLLMPVGMGILFMIIGNYLPKIKNNYFVGIKNPWALSDDNVWRKTHKAGGYIFMISGILMLPTGVINERIYSNFVFGFLLAGIIAVNGYSYLIYRKDHK
- a CDS encoding autorepressor SdpR family transcription factor gives rise to the protein MNDVFKALSDSTRRKILELLSKKDMNAGEIADYFNISKPSISHHLSILKNADLINDERKGQNIVYTLNTTVFQDVVRWFFDITKNDEEIEEKDLKHQNGQGENQDE
- a CDS encoding ABC transporter ATP-binding protein — translated: MLQIVHFSKSYEGKKAVDNLSLEVKSGDIYGFIGHNGAGKTTTLKAISGILDFEEGDIIIDGISIKKDALTCKKKMAYIPDNPDIYEHLTGMEFLRFIGDIYEVPKEERAIRIEKYADDFEIRAALMDSIGSYSHGMKQKLVLISAFLHKPKLLLLDEPFVGLDPQASHTLKTLMKEMCSEGSAIFFSTHVLEVAEKLCNKIAVIKGGKLIESGETDEVRGNQSLEDVFLELVKE
- a CDS encoding LCP family protein, whose amino-acid sequence is MDNQENENGKGRHSSAGGTNPQNDNNWSSGINGYAEEDDNFMQEVNASLAQQISSELEDTTTDTENGTNKKKKFPKGLKIFTIAFSSIMLVLALLVFTPAGQKLLFTIAGNYIHSKLNYTDSNNQPGQEVSTSVTPTPTPAKPDKDVINILLVGVEQIGGGSNTDSMIVASMNTKNKTVKLMSIMRDLYVQIPGHDNNKLNATYSLGGIDLLYQTLKLNFGLDIDGYMMVNFDTFEQVVDMVGGVNVTLTSKEANYLNTTNYISNPANRTVHEGTQLMNGNQALGYCRVRYVSTGTENNDFGRTQRQRAVLNAIFDKIKSKNLLQMGLLMNKILDNVDIVTDINGTDFNNYLQWGASMKLKELQNYRIPSDGSYGSEKVQLGKYKQDVLVPTDWDATRTEIHDYIYGSGTTTDDSIASGDTTGTTSEPADGQ
- a CDS encoding metal-sensing transcriptional repressor, with amino-acid sequence MKADKEKVARLLKTARGQIDGLLKMVEEDRYCIDISNQLSATQAILQKVNNEIIQSHLKSCVKDSFEKGSEEDKDEKIEEIVKLLDKLSK